A region from the Microcoleus sp. FACHB-672 genome encodes:
- a CDS encoding glycosyltransferase family 1 protein, which produces MSLYEGKITNDLSNVVSLAESAQKLASSPSSQASDNGVHSSEDSLPQVPDLVCLCHLRWDFVYQRPQHLLSRCAKTRRVFLIEEPMFVSEPEGRLDVSQRESGVWVIVPHLPEGMGEEAVNTLQQKLIDELFAEHSIDQYILWYYTPMAMAYTRHLKPLAVVYDCMDELSAFKGAPPALKEREAELFKRADLVFTGGHSLYEVKRNQHPNAHPFPSSIEAAHFAQARNLSEDPADQANIPHPRLGFYGVIDERMNLELLAGIAEARPDWHLVIIGPIVKIDPAVLPRHANIHYLGGKSYQELPLYLAGWDVALLPFALNESTRFISPTKTPEYLAAGKPVVSTSIRDVVRPYGEQNLVAIADTSAEFVTAAEAALNQNAGESAQWLSEVDVFLSQTSWDRTWGQMLQLIESVISDRMASADGLVGSKENRNTAASVHHG; this is translated from the coding sequence ATGTCCCTGTACGAAGGTAAAATAACTAACGATCTCAGCAATGTTGTATCTCTAGCCGAATCTGCTCAAAAACTCGCTTCATCGCCGAGTTCCCAAGCTTCAGACAACGGCGTTCACAGCTCCGAAGACTCCCTTCCACAGGTGCCCGATCTCGTCTGCTTATGTCATTTGCGCTGGGATTTTGTCTACCAACGGCCTCAACATCTGTTGAGCCGGTGTGCAAAAACGCGGCGCGTATTCTTGATCGAAGAGCCAATGTTCGTTTCTGAACCGGAAGGACGGTTGGATGTCAGCCAGCGCGAGAGTGGAGTGTGGGTGATTGTTCCACATTTGCCAGAAGGCATGGGTGAAGAGGCGGTAAATACCCTTCAACAAAAACTCATTGACGAGCTGTTTGCAGAACACAGCATTGATCAGTACATTTTGTGGTACTACACGCCAATGGCGATGGCGTACACGCGGCATCTCAAGCCCTTGGCAGTTGTCTATGATTGCATGGATGAACTTTCGGCCTTCAAAGGAGCGCCACCGGCACTGAAAGAGCGCGAAGCTGAACTGTTCAAACGTGCAGACTTAGTATTCACCGGCGGGCATAGCCTTTACGAAGTGAAGCGCAACCAGCACCCCAACGCCCACCCATTTCCCAGCAGCATCGAAGCAGCGCACTTTGCACAAGCGAGAAACCTATCAGAAGATCCGGCAGATCAGGCAAATATCCCCCACCCGCGCCTCGGTTTCTATGGGGTGATAGATGAACGGATGAATCTTGAACTGCTTGCTGGCATTGCCGAAGCGCGTCCTGACTGGCATCTGGTGATTATTGGGCCGATTGTCAAAATCGATCCCGCCGTCTTGCCGCGTCACGCAAACATTCACTATCTGGGCGGCAAATCTTATCAAGAATTGCCATTGTATCTTGCCGGCTGGGATGTCGCGTTGCTGCCATTTGCGCTCAACGAGTCAACGCGCTTTATTAGCCCCACCAAAACCCCAGAATACCTCGCTGCCGGCAAGCCGGTGGTGTCAACCTCTATCCGTGATGTGGTGCGTCCCTATGGGGAGCAAAACTTGGTGGCGATCGCAGATACCTCTGCCGAGTTTGTTACCGCAGCGGAAGCAGCGCTGAATCAGAATGCCGGTGAATCAGCGCAATGGCTGAGTGAGGTGGATGTCTTCCTCTCTCAAACGTCTTGGGATCGCACTTGGGGGCAGATGTTGCAACTGATTGAGTCTGTCATTAGCGATCGCATGGCATCGGCAGACGGTTTAGTAGGTTCAAAGGAAAATCGCAACACTGCCGCCTCCGTTCATCACGGATAG
- a CDS encoding BON domain-containing protein, whose translation MKKFIPFLLSGALVLGAAACQDTSKTSSDAPNSTNETATIAPDAESARETTKDAASETRQAQISSDERARDQRNEAVGNPQDISEDDIESKVRNTLETNLPSSQLTVAASDEGAVTITGTVETEAQLSQIDTLAKEVKGVNTVTNKATLASATSEPAASDTETTTPGASSADTTTPEADKEVDKETENTETKSPQ comes from the coding sequence ATGAAAAAGTTTATTCCATTTCTCCTAAGCGGTGCTTTAGTCCTAGGTGCTGCTGCTTGCCAAGACACTTCTAAGACAAGCTCTGACGCTCCCAATTCCACGAATGAAACCGCTACCATAGCTCCGGATGCAGAAAGCGCTCGTGAGACGACAAAAGACGCGGCGAGCGAAACCCGTCAAGCTCAAATATCCTCAGACGAACGAGCACGGGATCAGCGGAATGAAGCGGTTGGAAACCCGCAAGATATCAGCGAAGACGACATTGAAAGTAAAGTTCGCAATACCCTCGAAACTAACCTTCCTTCCAGTCAGCTAACTGTTGCTGCTAGTGATGAGGGTGCTGTCACAATCACCGGCACGGTTGAGACTGAAGCGCAATTGAGCCAGATCGACACTTTGGCGAAGGAAGTCAAAGGTGTTAACACAGTTACCAATAAAGCAACCCTTGCTTCAGCAACATCTGAGCCGGCAGCCAGCGACACGGAAACAACAACGCCGGGAGCCAGCAGCGCGGACACAACAACCCCGGAAGCCGACAAGGAAGTTGACAAAGAAACTGAAAACACTGAGACCAAAAGCCCCCAGTAA
- a CDS encoding 3'-5' exonuclease encodes MNRQQVESSNDTLPKYSWWDEDNSPPDNLKTKKQLATLGLLAKSPVAFIQTSEYILNLYDLENSESVKPRRKCTPKPLENPERIAEFREWYDNGGFIEIDQVVAIRWAKKMLEKDFVILETETTGFDLDKAEIVEIAIIDKAGTPLVDTLVKPKIFIPDEVIAIHGITDEMVKDAPTLPKVWPQIADALRGKYLVAYDFGFDYYILRHNYKLHRLPALDLKQRNSACLIEWYSKFVGQWSLNYEGYRWQPLNGGYRAKSDCLAALEVLQRMAAPDEAIWCPVPELLAEVLVSEFLIATSYRNHYY; translated from the coding sequence ATGAATCGGCAGCAGGTTGAGAGTAGTAACGACACATTGCCTAAGTATTCCTGGTGGGATGAAGATAACTCACCGCCCGATAATCTTAAAACCAAGAAACAACTGGCTACGCTGGGACTATTGGCAAAAAGTCCTGTTGCGTTTATCCAAACTTCCGAATATATACTCAATCTTTATGACCTTGAGAATTCTGAGAGCGTGAAGCCTCGACGCAAGTGTACACCTAAGCCCCTCGAAAACCCAGAGCGCATAGCAGAATTCAGAGAGTGGTATGACAACGGCGGCTTCATCGAGATAGACCAAGTTGTCGCTATCCGTTGGGCTAAAAAGATGCTGGAAAAGGATTTCGTGATTTTAGAGACTGAGACAACGGGCTTTGATTTGGATAAGGCTGAGATAGTGGAGATTGCCATCATTGATAAGGCCGGCACCCCTCTCGTTGATACCCTCGTCAAACCGAAGATCTTCATCCCTGATGAAGTCATAGCCATTCACGGCATTACTGATGAGATGGTGAAGGATGCACCAACACTGCCTAAAGTTTGGCCTCAAATCGCAGACGCCTTGAGGGGTAAGTATTTAGTAGCTTATGACTTTGGATTTGACTACTACATATTGAGGCATAACTACAAGCTGCACAGGCTGCCAGCGCTAGACCTGAAGCAACGCAACAGCGCCTGCCTGATAGAGTGGTATTCAAAGTTTGTGGGGCAATGGAGCCTAAATTATGAGGGTTACCGATGGCAACCTCTCAATGGGGGATACAGAGCAAAGAGTGATTGCTTAGCTGCTCTTGAAGTGCTTCAGAGGATGGCTGCCCCTGACGAAGCTATCTGGTGCCCTGTCCCAGAGTTGCTGGCAGAAGTGTTGGTGTCGGAGTTCCTTATAGCAACCTCTTACCGTAATCACTATTATTAA
- a CDS encoding family 1 glycosylhydrolase, giving the protein MVKPLPNPRLEMWGGVECTVNRVRDQYFDQLERNGHATRLEDLDLFAELGVSALRYPVIWERTAPNNVEDADWSWADERLGRLRELGIRPIVGLVHHGSGPPHTSLIDPAFPELLGRFAGAVAKRYPWVESYTPINEPLTTARFSGLYGHWYPHGCDDATFLQALIVECRATVLSMQAIRQVNPTAQLVQTEDLCKVFSTPLLAYQAELENHRRWLSFDLLCGRVNRDHPLWKYILKAGIPEAELDFFLEQPCPPDILGINHYLTSDRFLDERLERYPTSTHGGNGRHRYADVEAVRVCTEGIAGPRRLLTEAWERYHLPMAVTEVHHGCTREEQLRWFYEVWGAAESLRQEGVDVRAITAWSLLGSYDWNTLVTRLSGHYEPGVFDLRSPHPRPTALARMLREFSTGGKYEHPLLEIPGWWHRTQRLLYPAVSCDVESKPNFVEVQLPSTNSSTPRPLAIIGARGTLGNAFARLCELRGIPYHLLTRQEMDIADPVSVDGALSELQPWAVVNAAGYVRVDDAEHEPHKCLRENAEGPAILAAAAQKRGVALLTFSSDLVFDGATISPYVESDAVGPLNVYGRSKAEAEVRVLQAHPSSLVIRTSAFFGPWDDYNFVTVALRTLSAGHPFMAAEDAVISPTYVPDLVNASLDLLIDGEYGLWHLANPDAIAWADFARMAAKLGGVSAGHVDARPVRELGLVAPRPTYSALSSERGVLLPSLENAFFRYFHERG; this is encoded by the coding sequence ATGGTAAAGCCACTTCCTAACCCGCGCCTTGAAATGTGGGGCGGAGTGGAATGCACCGTTAACCGTGTACGCGACCAGTATTTTGACCAGTTGGAGCGAAACGGCCACGCAACGCGCCTAGAAGACCTCGATTTGTTTGCAGAGCTGGGCGTGTCTGCCCTTCGTTACCCGGTGATCTGGGAACGAACAGCCCCTAATAATGTCGAGGATGCCGACTGGTCATGGGCGGATGAGCGACTCGGACGCCTGCGGGAACTGGGCATTCGCCCGATTGTGGGACTGGTTCACCACGGCAGTGGGCCTCCCCATACCAGCCTGATCGATCCGGCGTTTCCGGAGTTGCTGGGCCGGTTCGCCGGCGCAGTGGCAAAGCGCTATCCGTGGGTAGAAAGTTACACGCCGATCAATGAACCCTTGACAACGGCACGTTTCAGCGGACTGTACGGCCATTGGTATCCGCATGGCTGTGATGATGCGACGTTCCTACAGGCTTTGATCGTAGAGTGCCGCGCCACTGTGCTGTCAATGCAGGCAATCCGGCAAGTAAACCCCACGGCACAGCTGGTTCAAACTGAGGACTTATGTAAGGTTTTCAGTACGCCCCTGTTGGCGTATCAGGCGGAGCTGGAAAATCATCGCCGATGGCTGAGCTTCGATCTGCTGTGCGGTCGTGTCAACCGTGACCATCCCCTTTGGAAATATATACTCAAGGCCGGCATCCCTGAGGCTGAACTTGATTTCTTCCTTGAGCAGCCTTGTCCGCCCGATATTTTGGGTATTAACCATTACCTGACGAGCGATCGCTTCCTGGATGAGCGCCTGGAACGCTATCCAACGAGCACGCATGGAGGCAATGGCCGGCACAGGTACGCAGATGTGGAAGCCGTGCGTGTCTGTACCGAAGGGATAGCAGGGCCGCGCCGGCTACTGACAGAGGCGTGGGAGCGCTACCATCTGCCAATGGCTGTAACCGAAGTCCATCACGGCTGCACGCGAGAGGAGCAACTGCGCTGGTTTTATGAAGTCTGGGGGGCTGCAGAAAGTCTGCGGCAGGAGGGAGTAGACGTGCGGGCGATCACAGCTTGGTCGCTCCTCGGTTCCTACGACTGGAATACCCTGGTGACTCGCCTCAGCGGTCACTATGAGCCAGGAGTGTTCGATCTGCGTTCCCCCCATCCCCGCCCAACCGCACTTGCCCGAATGCTGCGCGAGTTCTCTACCGGGGGCAAATATGAACACCCTCTGCTTGAGATACCGGGTTGGTGGCATAGAACCCAGCGGCTGCTCTATCCGGCAGTGAGTTGTGACGTTGAAAGCAAGCCCAATTTTGTGGAAGTTCAACTACCCAGCACAAATTCATCCACGCCGCGCCCCCTAGCGATTATTGGAGCTAGAGGAACCTTAGGAAATGCCTTTGCTCGCCTGTGCGAACTGCGAGGCATTCCCTACCACCTTTTAACTCGTCAGGAAATGGATATTGCTGATCCAGTTTCTGTAGATGGGGCGTTGAGTGAGTTGCAGCCTTGGGCAGTTGTGAATGCTGCCGGTTATGTTCGCGTGGACGATGCGGAACACGAACCTCACAAATGCCTGCGCGAGAACGCTGAAGGGCCGGCAATTTTGGCGGCTGCGGCGCAAAAGCGGGGAGTTGCCTTGCTCACTTTCTCATCGGATCTGGTATTCGATGGAGCCACAATTTCACCATACGTCGAGAGTGATGCGGTTGGCCCGCTCAATGTTTACGGGCGCAGCAAAGCAGAAGCTGAGGTTAGGGTTTTACAGGCGCATCCTTCGTCGCTTGTGATCCGTACCAGTGCCTTCTTTGGGCCGTGGGACGATTATAACTTCGTGACCGTTGCCCTGCGAACGCTCTCTGCTGGGCATCCTTTCATGGCTGCAGAGGATGCGGTGATTTCGCCGACTTACGTCCCAGACTTGGTGAATGCCAGCTTGGATCTGTTAATTGATGGCGAGTATGGGTTGTGGCATTTGGCTAATCCAGATGCGATCGCTTGGGCTGATTTCGCACGGATGGCGGCTAAACTTGGCGGTGTCAGTGCCGGCCACGTTGATGCCCGTCCAGTCCGAGAACTCGGACTTGTCGCGCCCCGCCCCACTTACAGCGCTCTCAGCAGCGAACGCGGCGTGCTGCTTCCGTCTCTGGAAAATGCCTTTTTCCGCTATTTCCACGAGCGCGGGTGA
- a CDS encoding calcium-binding protein: MATIIGTSWNDNLPRLTDPNTSGNDSIYGLAGNDTLNGGIGIDTLVGGLQNDLYLLYDITSDVIIEGVGAGTDSVYSLKSYTLGANVENLDLIGTSLYVRSYGYGNELNNYIDGDDNGNYLWGGVGIDTMVGDFGNDTYSLENTRDVVIEDRVIGDDIVYSYASYTLSANIEDLYILGSAYYGHGNELNNRIGGNAQDNYLWGGWGGSDTMSGGLGNDRYDVTNYSNMLGYGGKIIEEVGAGTDIVYSYHDHTLNENVENLYLQGNAGKGYGNTLNNRIWGNAQNNNLLGDTGNDSIYGLAGNDTLDGGAGIDIMEGGSGSDRYYIDNINDVVIEGVGDDIDSVFTSINYTLGTNVENLFLGGSAYYGYGNALNNRIWGNAQNNYLWGAAGIDTMTGGLGSDRYDVNDTTDVVVEDIGAGTDIVYSYNASYTLSANVENLHLVGSAYYGYGNELNNYIVGTPGNNYLWGNAGNDRIKGGVGIDVLIGGTGADYFSFDSATQGMDTITDFKWYEGDKIALSSTGFGGGIFTPSLLITTSGVIPGTLHPSQFIVGTAATNSSHRIIYNQSTGALSFDRDGTGAIAQVQFAALSPNTYLSNYDIQVLKGEGTSIPSPNVFLN; this comes from the coding sequence ATGGCTACAATCATTGGGACATCATGGAATGACAATCTGCCTAGACTTACTGATCCAAATACAAGCGGCAACGATAGTATCTATGGTTTAGCCGGCAATGACACCCTCAATGGAGGAATCGGCATTGATACGTTAGTAGGCGGATTACAGAATGACCTTTACCTTCTATACGATATAACCAGTGATGTGATTATTGAAGGGGTAGGTGCCGGCACAGATAGCGTCTACAGTCTTAAAAGTTACACTTTAGGTGCAAACGTAGAAAATCTTGATCTTATTGGTACTTCTCTTTACGTTAGGAGCTACGGCTATGGTAACGAACTCAACAACTATATTGACGGTGATGACAACGGCAACTACCTCTGGGGCGGTGTCGGCATTGATACGATGGTAGGCGACTTCGGTAATGACACTTACTCTTTAGAAAACACCAGGGATGTAGTTATTGAAGACCGAGTTATAGGCGATGATATTGTCTACTCTTATGCTAGCTATACCCTAAGCGCCAATATAGAAGATCTTTACATTCTAGGCAGTGCATACTATGGACATGGCAACGAACTTAATAACAGAATAGGGGGTAATGCCCAGGATAATTACCTTTGGGGCGGCTGGGGGGGCAGCGATACGATGTCAGGCGGCTTAGGTAATGACAGATACGATGTAACAAATTACTCCAATATGCTTGGTTACGGCGGTAAGATTATTGAAGAGGTTGGTGCTGGCACAGATATTGTCTACTCTTATCATGACCATACCCTAAACGAAAATGTAGAAAATCTTTATCTTCAAGGCAACGCTGGCAAGGGCTATGGCAACACATTGAATAATAGAATATGGGGAAATGCCCAGAATAACAACCTTTTGGGGGATACCGGCAACGATAGCATCTATGGATTAGCCGGCAATGATACCCTCGATGGAGGTGCAGGCATTGACATAATGGAAGGTGGCTCCGGTAGTGATAGATACTATATAGATAACATCAACGATGTGGTTATTGAAGGTGTCGGTGACGATATAGACTCTGTTTTCACCTCTATCAACTACACCTTAGGTACGAACGTCGAAAACCTGTTTCTCGGTGGCAGTGCTTACTATGGCTATGGCAATGCACTGAATAACAGAATATGGGGTAATGCCCAGAATAACTACCTTTGGGGCGCTGCCGGCATTGATACGATGACAGGCGGCTTAGGTAGTGACAGATACGATGTAAACGATACTACTGATGTGGTTGTTGAAGATATTGGTGCCGGCACAGATATTGTCTACTCTTATAATGCCAGCTATACCCTAAGCGCAAATGTCGAAAACCTTCACCTTGTAGGTAGTGCTTATTACGGTTACGGCAACGAACTCAACAACTATATTGTCGGTACTCCCGGCAACAACTACCTTTGGGGTAACGCAGGGAATGACAGGATAAAAGGTGGTGTTGGTATTGATGTATTGATTGGCGGAACCGGGGCAGATTACTTTTCCTTTGACTCTGCGACTCAAGGTATGGATACCATTACTGACTTTAAATGGTACGAAGGAGATAAAATTGCGCTTTCATCTACTGGATTCGGTGGCGGCATATTCACTCCATCATTATTAATCACTACATCAGGAGTAATCCCTGGAACTCTGCATCCCTCACAATTTATCGTTGGCACTGCCGCAACTAATTCAAGTCATCGCATTATCTACAACCAATCAACTGGGGCACTCTCCTTTGACCGGGATGGTACTGGGGCAATTGCACAAGTTCAATTTGCCGCTCTTTCTCCAAACACATATTTATCTAACTATGACATCCAAGTTCTTAAAGGGGAGGGTACAAGTATCCCCTCACCAAATGTCTTTCTTAATTAG
- a CDS encoding general stress protein, producing MAIGQHKRAVGVFSHYRDAEAALNELRTSGFPMHKVSVVAQDSDGRKDVGGVGMSDRPGKEAGEGAKAGAVAGAATGGLIGLIGSLTALTIPGIGPIMAGGALASILGDTLIGGAIGAAAGGLVGALVGLGVPEDRAKGYNERVSKGDYLVLVEGTDEQIHAAETILSRGGIQDWGIYDAPAGSTDRGAGRHQRAVGVFSSRAETERALHDLRDAGFAMNKVSVIARDADREGDIAGVDVKDRVGNKADEGATTGALTGGALGGLTGLLVGLGALAIPGIGPIMLAGAEATAIATTLAGTALGATAGSLIGALVGLGIPEERAKVYGDRVARGDYLVMVNGSEEEVRHADTILNHRGIQDWGVYDAPTPTNTGDATYATTGAPGVPFPETVYDRDAKNLGH from the coding sequence ATGGCAATAGGTCAACACAAACGTGCAGTGGGTGTGTTTTCCCACTACCGTGACGCCGAGGCGGCACTCAATGAACTGAGAACTTCTGGCTTCCCCATGCATAAAGTCTCCGTCGTTGCCCAGGATAGTGACGGACGCAAGGACGTAGGCGGCGTTGGAATGAGTGATCGTCCGGGTAAAGAAGCGGGCGAGGGCGCGAAAGCCGGTGCTGTAGCCGGTGCTGCGACAGGAGGTTTGATCGGTTTAATCGGAAGTCTGACTGCGCTGACGATTCCGGGAATTGGCCCTATTATGGCAGGAGGCGCTCTGGCCTCTATTTTAGGGGACACTTTGATCGGCGGTGCGATTGGTGCTGCTGCCGGCGGTCTGGTGGGCGCACTGGTCGGGTTGGGAGTTCCCGAAGATCGTGCTAAAGGCTACAATGAGCGCGTCTCTAAGGGCGATTATTTAGTGCTCGTAGAAGGTACAGACGAGCAAATCCATGCGGCAGAAACGATCCTCAGCCGTGGTGGAATTCAAGATTGGGGCATCTATGACGCACCCGCGGGTAGCACCGACAGAGGTGCTGGCCGGCATCAACGGGCAGTCGGTGTTTTTTCTAGCCGCGCAGAAACCGAAAGAGCGCTCCACGACTTGCGCGATGCTGGTTTTGCGATGAATAAAGTTTCCGTGATCGCACGAGATGCTGATCGCGAGGGAGATATCGCCGGCGTTGATGTGAAAGATCGCGTAGGCAATAAGGCTGACGAAGGCGCAACAACCGGCGCACTGACAGGCGGCGCACTAGGCGGACTTACTGGTTTGCTAGTCGGTTTGGGTGCCCTAGCAATTCCCGGCATTGGGCCGATCATGCTAGCCGGTGCTGAAGCCACTGCAATTGCCACCACCTTGGCCGGTACTGCCCTGGGTGCAACAGCCGGCAGTTTGATTGGTGCTTTAGTTGGTTTAGGCATTCCTGAAGAGCGCGCTAAAGTTTATGGCGATCGGGTGGCACGCGGTGATTATTTGGTGATGGTGAATGGATCTGAAGAAGAGGTTCGCCACGCTGACACAATTCTCAACCATCGCGGCATTCAGGATTGGGGTGTGTACGATGCCCCCACTCCTACCAACACGGGTGATGCGACCTACGCCACAACCGGCGCTCCTGGCGTACCTTTCCCTGAAACGGTTTATGACCGCGATGCGAAAAATCTGGGGCATTGA
- a CDS encoding BON domain-containing protein, translating into MKKLTTLLLSSLLVLSAGACSDVAKTSSNAPDTTTETNPKAPDAETAKENQKDGVSEVRRAQANADIRAREERNNVAGNPLERADDDLESEIRSKLEVNLPASSLAVKADEGAVVISGVVPTPEQLARIEPLAKEIKGVKTVDVKATVKSAVPGDSNEKDQDTDEEKGEEKEKEKEN; encoded by the coding sequence ATGAAAAAGCTAACAACTTTATTACTCAGCAGTCTATTAGTTTTAAGTGCCGGCGCTTGCAGTGACGTAGCTAAAACAAGTTCTAATGCTCCCGATACCACTACAGAGACGAACCCCAAAGCTCCAGATGCTGAAACTGCTAAAGAAAATCAGAAGGATGGCGTCAGCGAAGTTCGCAGAGCACAAGCCAATGCTGATATCCGTGCCAGAGAGGAACGCAACAATGTTGCCGGCAACCCATTAGAAAGAGCAGATGACGATTTAGAAAGCGAAATTCGCAGCAAATTGGAAGTGAATTTACCGGCAAGTTCTCTAGCGGTTAAAGCCGATGAGGGAGCGGTGGTGATATCCGGAGTGGTTCCCACACCAGAACAGCTAGCTAGAATCGAACCTTTAGCCAAGGAAATTAAAGGGGTTAAAACTGTGGATGTTAAAGCCACTGTAAAATCCGCAGTTCCTGGAGATAGCAACGAAAAAGATCAGGATACAGATGAAGAGAAAGGAGAAGAGAAAGAAAAAGAGAAAGAAAATTAA
- a CDS encoding CHAT domain-containing protein, with product MLIISGCETAKGDKRATLAVAGVAVKAGARSIIASLWLVNDNFTAQLAEELYKQLKGNPKTAKAAALRQVQLKLMDDNPAFQPRK from the coding sequence TTGCTGATTATTTCTGGCTGTGAAACCGCCAAGGGAGATAAACGAGCGACTTTGGCAGTTGCGGGAGTTGCTGTGAAAGCCGGCGCACGCAGTATCATTGCTTCCTTATGGCTAGTGAACGACAATTTCACTGCTCAGTTAGCCGAGGAGTTGTATAAACAGTTAAAAGGAAATCCTAAAACTGCCAAAGCAGCAGCACTCCGCCAAGTCCAATTAAAGCTGATGGATGATAACCCTGCGTTTCAACCAAGGAAATAG
- a CDS encoding SH3 domain-containing protein, whose amino-acid sequence MLSVAPASAQSEIPESEMSYCMGTLTGETPGSRINLRSDASTNSQQKGYGLVGDRVHILRYPRGTPQDLFIVEDSQGSSWYYVGFPESGARGWIREDFISPECFN is encoded by the coding sequence ATGCTGTCAGTAGCGCCGGCTTCTGCACAGTCAGAAATTCCTGAGAGTGAAATGTCTTATTGCATGGGAACACTGACTGGTGAAACCCCAGGGTCACGGATCAATTTGCGTTCCGACGCTAGCACAAACTCTCAGCAGAAAGGCTATGGACTTGTGGGTGATCGCGTTCACATATTACGATACCCCCGTGGTACCCCTCAAGATTTATTTATCGTCGAGGATAGCCAAGGTTCTTCTTGGTATTACGTTGGTTTTCCCGAAAGTGGCGCTCGTGGCTGGATTCGCGAAGACTTCATATCTCCTGAATGCTTCAATTAA
- the glf gene encoding UDP-galactopyranose mutase, with product MFDYLIVGAGFSGSVLADRLARECNKKVLIVDTRNHIGGNAYDCYDESGLLIHKYGPHIFHTNSREVFEYLSQFTEWRRYEHRVIASVDGQLVPIPINLDTINKLYGLKLTSFEVEEFFKSVAEQKEYIRTSEDVVVSKVGRELYEKFFRNYTRKQWGLDPSELDKSVTARVPTRTNRDDRYFTDTYQAMPLHGYTRMFERMLTHPNIKIMLNTDYREIQNIIPYREMIYSGPVDEFFNYRFGKLPYRSLEFKHETHNMPKYQPEAVVNYPNEHLYTRITEFKYLTGQEHSKTSIVYEFPRAEGDPYYPVPRPENAEVYKKYKALADATPGVHFVGRLATYKYYNMDQVVAQALTIYKQISTQPQEAGVTEVVQKKMAPDITLPPALETPGLALSKLESLGGNGNGKATS from the coding sequence ATGTTCGATTATTTGATTGTGGGCGCAGGTTTTTCAGGAAGCGTGCTCGCCGACCGGCTAGCGCGTGAATGCAACAAAAAGGTTCTGATCGTTGACACGCGCAACCATATCGGCGGCAATGCCTATGATTGCTATGACGAATCTGGCCTTCTCATCCACAAATACGGCCCGCATATCTTTCACACCAACTCCCGCGAAGTCTTCGAGTACCTCTCGCAATTCACCGAATGGCGGCGCTACGAGCACCGCGTTATTGCCAGCGTTGATGGGCAACTCGTTCCAATCCCGATTAACCTCGACACTATCAATAAACTCTACGGTTTGAAACTGACTTCCTTCGAGGTCGAAGAGTTTTTCAAGTCGGTTGCTGAGCAAAAAGAATACATCCGCACTTCAGAAGATGTCGTTGTCAGCAAAGTCGGACGGGAACTGTACGAGAAGTTTTTCCGCAACTACACCCGCAAACAATGGGGACTCGACCCATCCGAACTCGATAAGTCAGTGACGGCCCGCGTTCCTACCCGCACCAACCGCGATGATCGCTATTTCACAGACACCTATCAAGCGATGCCGCTGCACGGCTATACCCGGATGTTTGAGCGGATGCTGACGCACCCCAACATCAAGATCATGCTCAATACCGACTACCGCGAGATTCAGAACATTATTCCGTATCGGGAAATGATCTATTCCGGGCCGGTCGATGAATTCTTCAATTATCGCTTTGGGAAATTACCCTATCGCTCCTTAGAATTCAAGCACGAAACCCACAATATGCCGAAGTATCAACCCGAGGCAGTGGTTAACTATCCCAACGAACATCTTTACACCCGCATTACCGAGTTCAAGTACCTGACCGGACAAGAACATTCTAAAACAAGCATTGTTTACGAATTTCCCCGTGCAGAAGGCGACCCTTACTACCCCGTGCCGCGCCCAGAGAATGCCGAAGTTTACAAGAAATACAAGGCGCTGGCTGACGCGACCCCAGGCGTGCATTTTGTAGGCCGGCTCGCAACTTACAAGTATTACAACATGGATCAAGTGGTGGCTCAGGCGCTGACGATCTACAAACAAATTAGCACCCAGCCACAAGAAGCCGGTGTCACAGAGGTAGTCCAGAAGAAAATGGCTCCCGACATCACCCTGCCGCCGGCATTAGAAACCCCAGGACTTGCGCTTTCAAAATTAGAATCTCTAGGAGGCAACGGTAATGGTAAAGCCACTTCCTAA